In one window of Geotrypetes seraphini chromosome 3, aGeoSer1.1, whole genome shotgun sequence DNA:
- the LOC117356475 gene encoding hormonally up-regulated neu tumor-associated kinase-like isoform X2, producing MKVIDKKKAKQDSYILKNMKREPRIHQMITHPHIVQLYETLETENSYYLVMELCLGGDLMDRICDKKKLEETEVRRYTRQIMSAVEHLHRHGIVHRDLKIENFLLDENNNIKIVDFGLSNTLKFESLSEELLNTQCGSPAYAAPELLAHKKYGPKVDVWSIGVSAFAMLTGTLPFTVEPFNIKQLYQKMVNGEISPIPPDTSSGAVHFMHLLLEPDPDKRPTVKEAMKDKWLNEGFIRKPLNCITYKNRLRPDELNMIVLNYMTENLDLSLSEVINVLINNRPSPVMAAYCLLLKKLLKYQKEHKTMKKIEPEEWNPPSRTIWQEAAENHGFLRKLPTQRTTTMEKRNGKQLESINQEVEIQKTHQLIRDTGKTREKGEQLSTQNPAFPDVVGEEETAISLKTPENLQEASKFADRELIHLELPKSPQDKPSNQSLNQPSLDERDHVDDAEVQRPCAHEKQTPASLVNAPSEQPSLSSSGTVTPRALLESKASKQSPAPQQEAIFKDLLKAMDENIPVPTRQSPEKESQHLAMNDVPQLAPLPRLRQAVFRDALSKRFSWVGLSQQAAPTSPPFLADCSRPPVFSLARQQTLMARSLRQSKEKPRMSFTNAKMKRNLIQLRHTHQATDLNLPMLSLPCSTKAEKKI from the exons ATGAAAGTTATTGACAAGAAAAAAGCCAAGCAAGACTCGTACATTTTAAAGAACATGAAGAGGGAGCCACGCATCCACCAAATGATCACACATCCTCATATCGTGCAGCTGTACGAGACTCTGGAGACTGAGAACTCCTATTACCTGGTGATGGAGCTGTGTCTAGGGGGAGATCTCATGGACCGAATCTGCGACAAGAAAAAGCTGGAAGAAACAGAGGTCAGGAGATACACGAGACAGATAATGTCTGCAGTAGAGCACTTGCATCGCCATGGAATTGTCCACAG agACTTGAAAATTGAGAACTTTCTTCTAGATGAGAACAACAACATCAAAATTGTTG ATTTTGGGCTGAGCAACACTCTGAAGTTTGAGAGCCTGTCTGAAGAGTTGTTAAATACCCAGTGTGGAAGTCCAGCATATGCTGCCCCTGAACTATTAGCACATAAAAAATATGGTCCAAAAGTGGATGTCTGGTCTAT AGGAGTTAGCGCGTTTGCTATGCTAACTGGCACATTGCCTTTTACTGTTGAGCCATTCAATATTAAACAACTTTATCAGAAGATGGTAAATGGCGAGATCAGCCCTATTCCTCCGGATACTTCTTCAG GAGCTGTGCATTTTATGCATTTATTACTTGAACCTGATCCAGATAAACGGCCTACAGTGAAGGAAGCAATGAAAGATAAATGGCTCAATGAAGGATTTATCAGGAAGCCATTGAATTGCATCACATATAAAAACAG ACTTCGTCCAGATGAGCTAAACATGATTGTTTTAAATTACATGACTGAAAACTTAGATCTTAGCCTTTCAGAAGTTATCAACGTGTTGATAAATAACAGGCCATCTCCTGTCATGGCTGCTTATTGTCTATTGCTGAAAAAGCTTCTAAAGTATCAGAAAGAGCACAAAACCATGAAG AAAATAGAGCCTGAAGAATGGAACCCACCATCCAGAACTATATGGCAAGAAGCAGCAGAAAATCATGGTTTTCTCAGAAAGCTTCCTACCCAG AGGACAACAACGATGGAGAAAAGGAATGGCAAACAACTTGAAAGCATCAACCAGGAAGTGGAGATTCAGAAGACCCATCAATTAATACGAGACACAGGCAAGAcaagagagaaaggagagcaaCTGTCTACCCAAAACCCAgcatttccagatgttgttggAGAAGAAGAAACTGCAATTTCATTGAAAACCCCAGAAAACCTACAGGAAG CTTCCAAGTTTGCAGACAGAGAACTGATTCACCTAGAGCTACCCAAGTCTCCCCAGGATAAGCCCTCAAACCAATCACTAAACCAGCCGTCTCTGGATGAACGAGACCATGTGGATGATGCTGAAGTTCAAAGACCTTGTGCTCATGAAAAACAGACTCCTGCATCATTAGTTAATGCACCGTCCGAACAACCATCTCTATCGAGTTCAGGCACAGTAACCCCAAGGGCTTTACTGGAAAGCAAAGCCTCAAAACAAAGTCCAGCACCTCAACAAGAGGCAATATTTAAAGACCTCCTCAAAGCGATGGATGAGAATATTCCAGTGCCTACTCGGCAGTCCCCAGAAAAAGAAAGTCAACATCTAGCAATGAATGACGTGCCTCAATTGGCTCCTTTACCCAGGCTAAGGCAAGCTGTGTTTAGAGATGCATTATCAAAACGGTTTTCATGGGTTGGACTCTCGCAACAAGCAGCGCCTACCTCTCCTCCATTTCTGGCTGATTGCTCCAGACCTCCAGTTTTTTCATTGGCCCGCCAGCAAACCCTGATGGCCAGAAGTTTGAGGCAGTCTAAAGAAAAACCAAGGATGTCGTTCACCAATGCTAAGATGAAGAGAAACTTGATACAGCTAAGACACACTCATCAAGCTACAGATCTAAACCTTCCAATGCTCTCTCTTCCATGCTCAACAAAAGCAGAGAAAAAAATCtga
- the LOC117356475 gene encoding hormonally up-regulated neu tumor-associated kinase-like isoform X1, producing the protein MPVADGETLNGPITNPRDLERVLPEGGKSSKDVPTPACFGKRRQDAMKHFSHTKRVGNYLVGKMINKGSFAKVMEGMHIPTGQKVAMKVIDKKKAKQDSYILKNMKREPRIHQMITHPHIVQLYETLETENSYYLVMELCLGGDLMDRICDKKKLEETEVRRYTRQIMSAVEHLHRHGIVHRDLKIENFLLDENNNIKIVDFGLSNTLKFESLSEELLNTQCGSPAYAAPELLAHKKYGPKVDVWSIGVSAFAMLTGTLPFTVEPFNIKQLYQKMVNGEISPIPPDTSSGAVHFMHLLLEPDPDKRPTVKEAMKDKWLNEGFIRKPLNCITYKNRLRPDELNMIVLNYMTENLDLSLSEVINVLINNRPSPVMAAYCLLLKKLLKYQKEHKTMKKIEPEEWNPPSRTIWQEAAENHGFLRKLPTQRTTTMEKRNGKQLESINQEVEIQKTHQLIRDTGKTREKGEQLSTQNPAFPDVVGEEETAISLKTPENLQEASKFADRELIHLELPKSPQDKPSNQSLNQPSLDERDHVDDAEVQRPCAHEKQTPASLVNAPSEQPSLSSSGTVTPRALLESKASKQSPAPQQEAIFKDLLKAMDENIPVPTRQSPEKESQHLAMNDVPQLAPLPRLRQAVFRDALSKRFSWVGLSQQAAPTSPPFLADCSRPPVFSLARQQTLMARSLRQSKEKPRMSFTNAKMKRNLIQLRHTHQATDLNLPMLSLPCSTKAEKKI; encoded by the exons ATGCCTGTGGCTGACGGAGAAACCCTCAATGGCCCAATAACAAACCCTAGGGACTTGGAGCGTGTATTACCAGAGGGGGGGAAAAGCAGCAAAGATGTCCCAACACCGGCCTGTTTCGGCAAGAGACGCCAGGACGCAATGAAGCATTTCTCTCACACCAAGCGGGTTGGGAATTACCTGGTGGGGAAAATGATCAATAAGGGCTCGTTTGCGAAGGTGATGGAGGGCATGCACATCCCTACCGGGCAGAAG GTTGCCATGAAAGTTATTGACAAGAAAAAAGCCAAGCAAGACTCGTACATTTTAAAGAACATGAAGAGGGAGCCACGCATCCACCAAATGATCACACATCCTCATATCGTGCAGCTGTACGAGACTCTGGAGACTGAGAACTCCTATTACCTGGTGATGGAGCTGTGTCTAGGGGGAGATCTCATGGACCGAATCTGCGACAAGAAAAAGCTGGAAGAAACAGAGGTCAGGAGATACACGAGACAGATAATGTCTGCAGTAGAGCACTTGCATCGCCATGGAATTGTCCACAG agACTTGAAAATTGAGAACTTTCTTCTAGATGAGAACAACAACATCAAAATTGTTG ATTTTGGGCTGAGCAACACTCTGAAGTTTGAGAGCCTGTCTGAAGAGTTGTTAAATACCCAGTGTGGAAGTCCAGCATATGCTGCCCCTGAACTATTAGCACATAAAAAATATGGTCCAAAAGTGGATGTCTGGTCTAT AGGAGTTAGCGCGTTTGCTATGCTAACTGGCACATTGCCTTTTACTGTTGAGCCATTCAATATTAAACAACTTTATCAGAAGATGGTAAATGGCGAGATCAGCCCTATTCCTCCGGATACTTCTTCAG GAGCTGTGCATTTTATGCATTTATTACTTGAACCTGATCCAGATAAACGGCCTACAGTGAAGGAAGCAATGAAAGATAAATGGCTCAATGAAGGATTTATCAGGAAGCCATTGAATTGCATCACATATAAAAACAG ACTTCGTCCAGATGAGCTAAACATGATTGTTTTAAATTACATGACTGAAAACTTAGATCTTAGCCTTTCAGAAGTTATCAACGTGTTGATAAATAACAGGCCATCTCCTGTCATGGCTGCTTATTGTCTATTGCTGAAAAAGCTTCTAAAGTATCAGAAAGAGCACAAAACCATGAAG AAAATAGAGCCTGAAGAATGGAACCCACCATCCAGAACTATATGGCAAGAAGCAGCAGAAAATCATGGTTTTCTCAGAAAGCTTCCTACCCAG AGGACAACAACGATGGAGAAAAGGAATGGCAAACAACTTGAAAGCATCAACCAGGAAGTGGAGATTCAGAAGACCCATCAATTAATACGAGACACAGGCAAGAcaagagagaaaggagagcaaCTGTCTACCCAAAACCCAgcatttccagatgttgttggAGAAGAAGAAACTGCAATTTCATTGAAAACCCCAGAAAACCTACAGGAAG CTTCCAAGTTTGCAGACAGAGAACTGATTCACCTAGAGCTACCCAAGTCTCCCCAGGATAAGCCCTCAAACCAATCACTAAACCAGCCGTCTCTGGATGAACGAGACCATGTGGATGATGCTGAAGTTCAAAGACCTTGTGCTCATGAAAAACAGACTCCTGCATCATTAGTTAATGCACCGTCCGAACAACCATCTCTATCGAGTTCAGGCACAGTAACCCCAAGGGCTTTACTGGAAAGCAAAGCCTCAAAACAAAGTCCAGCACCTCAACAAGAGGCAATATTTAAAGACCTCCTCAAAGCGATGGATGAGAATATTCCAGTGCCTACTCGGCAGTCCCCAGAAAAAGAAAGTCAACATCTAGCAATGAATGACGTGCCTCAATTGGCTCCTTTACCCAGGCTAAGGCAAGCTGTGTTTAGAGATGCATTATCAAAACGGTTTTCATGGGTTGGACTCTCGCAACAAGCAGCGCCTACCTCTCCTCCATTTCTGGCTGATTGCTCCAGACCTCCAGTTTTTTCATTGGCCCGCCAGCAAACCCTGATGGCCAGAAGTTTGAGGCAGTCTAAAGAAAAACCAAGGATGTCGTTCACCAATGCTAAGATGAAGAGAAACTTGATACAGCTAAGACACACTCATCAAGCTACAGATCTAAACCTTCCAATGCTCTCTCTTCCATGCTCAACAAAAGCAGAGAAAAAAATCtga
- the LOC117356475 gene encoding hormonally up-regulated neu tumor-associated kinase-like isoform X3 produces the protein MPVADGETLNGPITNPRDLERVLPEGGKSSKDVPTPACFGKRRQDAMKHFSHTKRVGNYLVGKMINKGSFAKVMEGMHIPTGQKVAMKVIDKKKAKQDSYILKNMKREPRIHQMITHPHIVQLYETLETENSYYLVMELCLGGDLMDRICDKKKLEETEVRRYTRQIMSAVEHLHRHGIVHRDLKIENFLLDENNNIKIVDFGLSNTLKFESLSEELLNTQCGSPAYAAPELLAHKKYGPKVDVWSIGVSAFAMLTGTLPFTVEPFNIKQLYQKMVNGEISPIPPDTSSGAVHFMHLLLEPDPDKRPTVKEAMKDKWLNEGFIRKPLNCITYKNRLRPDELNMIVLNYMTENLDLSLSEVINVLINNRPSPVMAAYCLLLKKLLKYQKEHKTMKKIEPEEWNPPSRTIWQEAAENHGFLRKLPTQLPSLQTEN, from the exons ATGCCTGTGGCTGACGGAGAAACCCTCAATGGCCCAATAACAAACCCTAGGGACTTGGAGCGTGTATTACCAGAGGGGGGGAAAAGCAGCAAAGATGTCCCAACACCGGCCTGTTTCGGCAAGAGACGCCAGGACGCAATGAAGCATTTCTCTCACACCAAGCGGGTTGGGAATTACCTGGTGGGGAAAATGATCAATAAGGGCTCGTTTGCGAAGGTGATGGAGGGCATGCACATCCCTACCGGGCAGAAG GTTGCCATGAAAGTTATTGACAAGAAAAAAGCCAAGCAAGACTCGTACATTTTAAAGAACATGAAGAGGGAGCCACGCATCCACCAAATGATCACACATCCTCATATCGTGCAGCTGTACGAGACTCTGGAGACTGAGAACTCCTATTACCTGGTGATGGAGCTGTGTCTAGGGGGAGATCTCATGGACCGAATCTGCGACAAGAAAAAGCTGGAAGAAACAGAGGTCAGGAGATACACGAGACAGATAATGTCTGCAGTAGAGCACTTGCATCGCCATGGAATTGTCCACAG agACTTGAAAATTGAGAACTTTCTTCTAGATGAGAACAACAACATCAAAATTGTTG ATTTTGGGCTGAGCAACACTCTGAAGTTTGAGAGCCTGTCTGAAGAGTTGTTAAATACCCAGTGTGGAAGTCCAGCATATGCTGCCCCTGAACTATTAGCACATAAAAAATATGGTCCAAAAGTGGATGTCTGGTCTAT AGGAGTTAGCGCGTTTGCTATGCTAACTGGCACATTGCCTTTTACTGTTGAGCCATTCAATATTAAACAACTTTATCAGAAGATGGTAAATGGCGAGATCAGCCCTATTCCTCCGGATACTTCTTCAG GAGCTGTGCATTTTATGCATTTATTACTTGAACCTGATCCAGATAAACGGCCTACAGTGAAGGAAGCAATGAAAGATAAATGGCTCAATGAAGGATTTATCAGGAAGCCATTGAATTGCATCACATATAAAAACAG ACTTCGTCCAGATGAGCTAAACATGATTGTTTTAAATTACATGACTGAAAACTTAGATCTTAGCCTTTCAGAAGTTATCAACGTGTTGATAAATAACAGGCCATCTCCTGTCATGGCTGCTTATTGTCTATTGCTGAAAAAGCTTCTAAAGTATCAGAAAGAGCACAAAACCATGAAG AAAATAGAGCCTGAAGAATGGAACCCACCATCCAGAACTATATGGCAAGAAGCAGCAGAAAATCATGGTTTTCTCAGAAAGCTTCCTACCCAG CTTCCAAGTTTGCAGACAGAGAACTGA